The genomic region ATTTATTGGTAAAGTCCAATACTATGATCGGAGTTTCGGTAGTCGCTCCGGCTTTTAACGAAGGCGCAACTATTGTTTCTAACGTAAAGTCGCTGCTTTCACTTACCTATCCGAATTTTGAGGTGATCATTGTAAACGATGGTAGTACCGACGATACACTCGAAAAACTGATACGGGAATTTCAACTGGTTCAGGTGGATTTCTATTACAAGGAAAAGATCAAAACGCAGAAAGTGCGCGGTCATTATAAGTCAACCAATCCGATTTATGCCAAGTTATTGGTGGTGGATAAAGAAAATGGGAAAAGTAAGGCCGACGCTTCGAATGCCGGAATCAATTCGGCCAAGCATCCGTTGTTCTTGTGTACCGATGTGGATTGTATCTTAAAAAAGGATACGATTATCAAATTGGCTAAACCTTTTATGGAGAGCAAGCGGAAGGTAATCGCCACCGGAGCCGGAATCCGCATATCCAATTCTTGTGAGGTAAAGGACGGTTTTCTGGTAAAAGTGCATTTCCCAACCAATTGGTATGCGCGTTTCCAGGAACTGGAATATGTACGGGCGTTTCTTTTTGGGCGAATGGCCTGGAGTCAGATTAACGGTTTGTTACTGGTTTCCGGCGGATTGGGAATGTTCGATAAGGAAGTGGCCATCGCAGCTGGTGGTTATTGGCACAAATCGTTGGGCGAAGACATGGAACTGATCACCCGGATGCGAAAACATATGTACGATACCAAACAGAAGTTTTCGATTAAATATATCCCGGAATCGCTATGTTGGACCGAAGTTCCGGCCAATGCGAAGGTTTTGATCCGACAACGCAGCCGTTGGGCCAGAGGACTCATACAAACGTTGTATATCCACCGAACGATGTTCTTTAATCCAAAATACGGAAAGACTGCCTTTTTGATCCTTCCCTATTTCTTTTCGTTCGAGTTTATGGTTCCGATTCTTGAGCTATTGGGCGTTTTCTCATTGCTGATCGGTTTTTATCTATTGGATATTGATTATGTTTTTCTATTTTACGTTTCTTTATTTGTATATTTATTCTACCTGATTTTAACACTGGTTTCGATTTTTCTGGATGAGATTTTATATCGCAATTATGCGAATCTGAAAGAGATCCTGATCCTGACCGGAATGGCTTTTATAGAACCATTCGCGTATCATCCGGTAAACATATACGCCTCATTAAAAGGATATTGGCACTTTTTCAGACAAAAGGAACAAAAATGGGGAGAGATGCCTCGATTGGGTTTTAACAGCCAAAATAAAAAAGAAAATGAAACAACTTAATTATACCAGAATATTCCTTTTTGCTCTAGTAATACTGGCCTCAAACAGTATGCTAGGTCAAAAAATCAATACCGACAGCCTTCTTACCGAGGTGATCAAAGACATTAATGTTCGGAAAAACTATCCGGAAGCGATCAAAAAAGCGCATGTCGGAATTAAAGCCGCTCCGGATTATCTCGATTTTCAATTGTTTTTAGGTCGTGCATACCAACTTTCGGAAAGTATCGACAGTGCACGCTATTACTATAAAAGAGTGGTTGAAAAGAATCCGAAATACGAGGATGCCTATACCTATTGGTCGCAATTGGAAGTTAATGCTAAAAATTATCCGGAAGCGAACAATGTAACCGATCAGGCACTTGCTTTGTATCCGGAAAACAAGGCTTTTCATTTTAGAAAACTGGCGATTTACGAATTGCAAAAGGAAGATGATAAAGCCTACGATTATCTAAAAACAATGGACAAGCAGTTCCCGAATGATACCGATATCAAACAACGTTTGTTTCTATTGGACAAAAAGAACAACAACGACCGTGTGGGTCTCAACTACAGTATTACGTTTTTCGACAGGAATGGTGTAGGTCCATGGAATCTGGGAAGTGCACAATATATCCGCGAACGCAAATGGGGTTCGTTGATCGGACGGGTAAATTATGCCAATCGTTTGTCTTTTAAAACATCAATCGCCAGTGGACTTCAATATGAAGCTGAATCCTATTTCTTTACCGGCAAAAAAGCCTATTCGTATGTTGGTGTGGCGTATAGTGACGATATCGTTTTCCCGAAATGGCGTGTGGGCTATTCCTTTTATTACAATTTTAACGAGGGTTGGGAAGCCGATTTAGGCGGGCGTTATACCAAAACCGTAGACGAAAATCTTACCGCTGTTGTGGCCGGTGTTGGAAAATATATTGGTTCGTACTGGATTAACCTGCGTACGTTCCTGCAAAATCAGAACAGCAAAATGTATCCGGCCTTTACACTAACGTCCCGTTATTATTTCGATTCCCGTTTTGATTATGCTACCGTTATCATGGGTTATGGAACTTCGCCGGACGAACGATCCGTATTAGGTCAGCTGGAACAGCGAATCGCGATGAATTCCTACCGCATTGGTGCCGGTTACTACCGCGTATTATGGAAAAATTACCTGGCCGGTATTCAGGTTAACTATAACAATCAGGAATATCTACCGGGTTTAAAACAAAACGAAACAGAACTTAACTTTAGCTTACATTACCGATTTTAGTCCTGTTTTACTATGTTAATTAACACCAATAATACAGTATTCATAGGAATTATCCTTATTTTTGTACAAAGTAAACAAAAAATTATTTTTAACCGATTACCATGAGCAACGGAAAGAAAATTCTTATTGTTGAAGACGATAACCTTACCATGAACATTCTTGAATTTATTTTAAAGAAAGAAGGGTATGCGTTAACGATCGCCAGAGATGGTTCTGAAGCCATTGAAAAAATCCCGGAAGTGAATCCGGATTTGGTTATTACGGATGTCATGCTGCCTTTTAAATCCGGTTTGGAGATCACCAATTTTGTAAAAGAAAACTATAAAAATACACCGGTGATTATCCTGTCGGCTTTGGGTGAAGAAGAAAATACGGTGACTAATGGCTTTAAATTGGGCGCTGATGACTTTATTGCCAAGCCTTTTAACCCGAAAGAACTGATCCTACGCGTGAAAAGATTGATCGAAAAATAGCCTTTTTCAGGTTTACGGCTTATTTTTGCAGCAAATCTCCGTTCCATGAATATCAAACTTCTGGCCATCGGTAAAACCGATAACAAGGCTTTGCAGACTTTAATCGACGATTATACCAAACGTTTGTCGTTTTATATCAAATTTGATCTGGAAATCATTCCGGATATCAAGAATGTCAAAAACCTGTCCGAAAGTCAGCAGAAAGAAAAAGAAGGCGAACTGATTTTATCCAAATTATCAGCTACCGATCAGTTGATTTTATTAGACGAAAACGGAAAATCCTTTTCCAGTGTCGGCTTTTCAGAAGAATTACAGAAAAAAATGAATTCCGGTGTTAAAACATTAGTGTTCGTTATTGGTGGACCCTATGGTTTTTCGGAAGCCGTATATAAAAAAGCGCAGGGAAAAATTTCATTATCCCTGATGACTTTTTCCCATCAGATGGTGCGTTTGTTTTTTATTGAGCAGCTATACCGCGGTTTTACGATTCTACGAAACGAACCGTATCACCATCAGTAAATATATTCTTTGTTCGAAATGGTCACATTGGGTTGTTTCCACCACGACAACAATATCTTGTCCGCAATATAATGATCATACGACAGTTCTTTGTCGAAATGCAAAAATAAAACGGTTGGTTTGGTATACATTTTTTCTACGGTACGGTGGAATTCTTCCGGTTTTACCGCGATACCGTTAACCGTAAGCTGGTTCCGTTTATCAAATTTTAAAACCAACGACGCTTTTCCGTCCTCGGCAAAATCTTTTTGCGTCCCTAATGTATATACCACATCCGTAAAAGGAATAAAAGCCATATTTTTACCGATACTATCCGCATAGGAATAGTAATTCTCAACCTGCGCTTCCCCTTTATGACTTCCCTTGCGGTTTTGAAGTTTGATCACTTCCGGCATAATCTTTTTTAACGGAAATCGTTTGTCGATATTAAAAATCCAGTTGGTCGTGGAAATAATCGTTTGTTTATCCACTTCAACCAGTGTATCGTTTCCGTTAACCTGAAACAGCATATAAATCGGCGAAATATCGGCTACGTCTTTTACAATCGTTCTGCCCGATTTCGGCAATAAAATGTGTTTGTCTTTTCCACAACCGAACAGCAAAAAAGCCGCTAAAATAAAACTGTATCTGATCATAATCCTTGTGTTTTTTGTACGAGACGAATGCATTCCATCGCTTCCTTTACGTCGTGAACCCGAAGCAAACGGGCGCCTTTTAACAACGAAATCGTATTGAGTACGGTTGTTCCGTTTAAGGCTTCACCGGCGGTATTTTCCAATACTTTATAAATCATCGATTTTCGGGAAACAGCTGATAATAAAGGTACTTCTAAATTTTGGAATAATTCCAGTTTTTGCAGCACTTCGTAGTTTTGTGCTGTTGTTTTCGCAAAACCAAAGCCCGGATCGACTATAATATCAT from Flavobacterium sp. WV_118_3 harbors:
- a CDS encoding glycosyltransferase gives rise to the protein MISRYYLEAFERFYETFVAIFSSSYILFYLFLAVLSYLAIKKHLNAKYFIHDDLLVKSNTMIGVSVVAPAFNEGATIVSNVKSLLSLTYPNFEVIIVNDGSTDDTLEKLIREFQLVQVDFYYKEKIKTQKVRGHYKSTNPIYAKLLVVDKENGKSKADASNAGINSAKHPLFLCTDVDCILKKDTIIKLAKPFMESKRKVIATGAGIRISNSCEVKDGFLVKVHFPTNWYARFQELEYVRAFLFGRMAWSQINGLLLVSGGLGMFDKEVAIAAGGYWHKSLGEDMELITRMRKHMYDTKQKFSIKYIPESLCWTEVPANAKVLIRQRSRWARGLIQTLYIHRTMFFNPKYGKTAFLILPYFFSFEFMVPILELLGVFSLLIGFYLLDIDYVFLFYVSLFVYLFYLILTLVSIFLDEILYRNYANLKEILILTGMAFIEPFAYHPVNIYASLKGYWHFFRQKEQKWGEMPRLGFNSQNKKENETT
- a CDS encoding YaiO family outer membrane beta-barrel protein codes for the protein MKQLNYTRIFLFALVILASNSMLGQKINTDSLLTEVIKDINVRKNYPEAIKKAHVGIKAAPDYLDFQLFLGRAYQLSESIDSARYYYKRVVEKNPKYEDAYTYWSQLEVNAKNYPEANNVTDQALALYPENKAFHFRKLAIYELQKEDDKAYDYLKTMDKQFPNDTDIKQRLFLLDKKNNNDRVGLNYSITFFDRNGVGPWNLGSAQYIRERKWGSLIGRVNYANRLSFKTSIASGLQYEAESYFFTGKKAYSYVGVAYSDDIVFPKWRVGYSFYYNFNEGWEADLGGRYTKTVDENLTAVVAGVGKYIGSYWINLRTFLQNQNSKMYPAFTLTSRYYFDSRFDYATVIMGYGTSPDERSVLGQLEQRIAMNSYRIGAGYYRVLWKNYLAGIQVNYNNQEYLPGLKQNETELNFSLHYRF
- a CDS encoding response regulator — protein: MSNGKKILIVEDDNLTMNILEFILKKEGYALTIARDGSEAIEKIPEVNPDLVITDVMLPFKSGLEITNFVKENYKNTPVIILSALGEEENTVTNGFKLGADDFIAKPFNPKELILRVKRLIEK
- the rlmH gene encoding 23S rRNA (pseudouridine(1915)-N(3))-methyltransferase RlmH is translated as MNIKLLAIGKTDNKALQTLIDDYTKRLSFYIKFDLEIIPDIKNVKNLSESQQKEKEGELILSKLSATDQLILLDENGKSFSSVGFSEELQKKMNSGVKTLVFVIGGPYGFSEAVYKKAQGKISLSLMTFSHQMVRLFFIEQLYRGFTILRNEPYHHQ